The genomic DNA AATTACAACTCATTTCAGTTTCAGTAGAATTTTTGTATTTGGAGAATTTTTAGATTGATTATGAGAAGAACCAAGCAATATCCTAGAAGGGTTTTAAAACCCATGAACCCTAACAGAAGACACGGGTGGtgcaatgaaaaaaaaaaagaatcaaaattagaaccttttgattttttttttaaagtgtTGGTACATTcactcataaaaaaaatgcttaCAAAAATCCAACATCCTTCACGCCTGTACAACACTCCAGTCATCTCGATATTTGTCATTAATTACTAGTGGTCGACAGGGAACCATCATCGCACGAGTTTGAATGACTTCAAATAAGTGCACCAGGTATAGCTAGCCTCTGATCTTGAGTCATCTTCTAATTTGTCCTCTCTTTCGATGTGTTTGTTACATAAAAAGGTGAAACTTTAATagcattataatttttcatagaGATAAAAGTGAATTGGTATTGGTTGCAATGGAGGGGGCGGCGGAGAAGGAGGAATATTGTGCCAATCAATTCCATACGTCGGTGGTCTAATACCTTTAcgcaattaaaaaaaagattaaaaaaaaaaggttttttgATCTGCCTAAGTCCAAGAAAAAGATCCAGGATGTATCAATTCCAGTGGTCAATCTTAGTTTGGAGCATTTCATTttcaacatatataaaaattataaataataatataaattttatcacTCGTTTGCTAATTAAGTCTAGAAAGgtcaaacaatttttttaaaataaaataataataataatagcaaCAAAGTTATTTAGAACAATTCCCCTTGTACATGCATACTACAATGAATTCGAAGACGCCATAAAATCCTTCCCCATGCGTAccctttattatatatattttgaaccAGAACTTGTTACAGGTCGATCGAGCCGATTTAGGACTTTTTATCTTGTTGAATGTCATTCTATCGGATTGATTTCGACTGTACTTGGCAAAGTCTTCATCACTTAGTGATCTTAACTGATCGTTTCCCACTCCTTTTTCTTGGCACAAGTCACTTTCGTTAATCGATTGCTTATGTATCTTCTTCCTAGACggaaaggatttttttttttcggcgtGTGCCATGTTATCCGGAAGCCCAATGGATCTCGATTAATCTAGTCGAGTCGGATCGGCCCACTAATGAGTAAAACTCTCCCCATAtagattttctcaattcacaaGATTCGAATCATAGATCTTGAGGAGAATAATCATCGAACCGCTTGCACCAAACCACGTTGGTTGAATGGATGTTTCTTTAACCACCTGAAATGTACTTGTCTTATTTTATGTACATATTTAGTATCGAAACACAGTACCTGGTCTGCACCAACAAATGATATCGATCTGGCGGGTTGCGATCTCAAATTCCCAATGTgcaaaagggcaaaaaaaaaaaaaaaagaagatatgaAGTGATCAATTGATGACTTTCCTGAAAGACTAGGATAACGATGGATGGATTTGCCCTATTTCGTAGGCTGCAAATTCACCTAACAGACCCAAACTTGGTGATCGAAATGGTCAGCACGTGGCATACGTTTcctaaggttgcaagaaattAACTAACTTGCTAGCCAAGCTTGCTAGTTATATATTGCAGGTCAATTTAATTCCTAGATCAATCAAGTACCTCCATAGtcaaaatctatatatatatatatatatatatatatgtatgtatgttaaGGTTGTCACAATCATGAGACACGACCTTAATTCCTATGACATGGTCAGCGTGATCAGTTAATGAGAGGGAATATTTTCCGTTTTAAGACCCACCACGCCCAATATTCTTGACGTCAAATCTGAATGTGATGGATATCGACGGGACGGCTAAACGGTACAGAGAATTTACCCACGATTATTTGAGTATGTATGTCTCTctgtccatatatatatatatatatatatatatccatctctctcgaatgaaataaatagttCATTGTACGTACATAGAATGATTTATCCAATAATTAGCAGTCCGAATTAGAAGAACCATAATGGGAGAAGTGCATCTTTCTAGCGGTACTTGACTCAGATTATCTTTTGGCCGACATTGGATTTCAAGACCAAACCTAAAAGGGCAAAATATAGCACCATGTAGGACTCATCATACGATCATATTACAATATAAACCATTAGTTTCACGAATATACACAAACACCAACAACACGATGACCAGCGCGCCGACACCGATCAACATCTTGTATTCAACGTTCTTCAATATTGACTGCAACGGTCGACGAATCAACTTCATTAGTTCCTCATGAGGAACTTGCCAGGATAGTTCCATTGGCATGCATGTTGTAATTGTATAAGGCAATAGGAATGAAGATGAGAAAGAAAAACCCTTGGGGGGCGGCACCCCAAGAGTTCAAAACCCCACATGGGCTACTGAAATCAAATTGCCACACTTCAAAGTTTCCCTAAAAGTCAAACAATTAGCCTCCCCCCCTCCATATCCTCACCTTATAAATAGAAGCCAAACACCATCATCAGCTTCTCCAAGCACACTCTGAACCATCATTAACTTCTCCAAATCGACACACTCACACTCGAAAAGCTGGTCTCCTTTTGCTAAAGCCCCCATTAAACCTCGTCGATCACGTATTCAAGAGCAACCGGTAAACATGAGGCTAACACGAGTAGTAAATAAGGCGGTCGTCATCCAGTTCCTTCTCTTTGCCTTCTTATTGATCTCTGCGACATGGGGGAGGCCGTTGAATGAAGGATCTCATTCTTCTTCgattccttcttcttctttaaggTTTCATGGAGATGTTGTGAGAGGTTTCGAGGTCGTCTTGGAGTCGATGTCCATCGGGGCAGTCAAGAAGTCGGGCCCAAGCCCTGGTGGCGGTGGGCATCGGCTCCCGACAACGCTAGGAGGCATTAAGAACTCTGGTCCCAGCCCGGGTGGCGGTGGGCACAGGCTTAAGGAAACACTAGGAGCGACTAAGAACTCCGGCCCAAGCCCTGGGGAGGGCCACAGTGCCGTCTCTGGGAACAAGCATTGACTTTCTTTAATGGAAATGATCGCCTCCAATTTCTTGATTCCAattcataaattaatttctttttccattattCAAATAGTTTATCTGTGAGTACTGTTCCCTGAATGGGTAGTTTTGTTGTCTAAAATTCATAATGTAGTGatatccttttcttctttcaatttaattttctcgGCATTCTGAGCATGTAATTCTTCGTATGGTCTTTCTCGAGGTTATATTCTCTTGAGTATATAACCTCGAGGTCCAACAAACATGTTCTACGTAGATCACGGAATGTTATGAAACATAGCACCGGAAGCTAGTTTGGAATGTCGCCGCACTTTTCAGGAAACCGTATGAGAAAGAGGGAGGGACAAGGAGACTTGCATTGCATAAAACCTATACAAATCAGCCACTCCAAAAGTTTACATGTACAGAGAGTTAATTTACCCCAACCAGCCTGGAAACGGGACAAAATCGCAAgctaaagagaaaaaagaaagcataACCTCGAGCACGATGATTCTAATCTTCATAATCGTCGGAGTAGTTATCCTCGCTATCTTGCTCGTATATCTGATACTCACCATCACTCCCATCTTCATTCTGCACTTCATCGGCACGACCTTCTGCAGATGGAAAGCTACCAAAGAGATCCTGCAAATATGTTCGAGATATGTTCTCCATATCGGGGTCTATCGACTGTATAGGAAACACAACTTCAAATTGCAGACTTGCAGACAGGTAAACATTATAACATTATGTCCGGGAATGAACTCGAAGGAATCGTTGCCTCATATAAATGGGCTTAGATATTGACATAACTTGAGGATACAGTATGGTTCCAAGGAGTTATCGCCCTCCTCAAATGCCTGAGAGCACTGAAAAAAACAAACATCAGGGGTAAATCTGGAATTTAAACATGGCCCTTTATCAAGATTAGGAGATGGATTAATATGAACTCACAGGATCAACTGCATCAAATGCATCGACTTCCTCTTCATCGTTGTCTtcaatctcttcttcctcatcaccatcatcagTATCTTCAACATCATTCTTCTCTGCATTCTCATTTCTCCCTTCATTATCTAAACTCGAATTAGCTGTACATGTGCAGCCAGATAATCTTGTTGAAGTGTGACGAGGAAAAGGAGAAATGAGAGATAGTTTCACATTATTACTGTAACACTGGTTTCTACAAACCTTCGGTGGGCTGTTGGTCTTTTTGCTTTTCGAGCTTGGAGGAACTATCGAGAAAACGCATCCTCTTCGACTTTTCAAAGCGCTCCGAGGCTTGCTTCAATAGGCCTTCAACACCAGGTCGAGGGTATATCGACAAGAACCTGATCAAAGCACGCTGTCTGAAGCTATCTAGCATGTGATCTGTGAACCAACCTGATTTCAACTgcaaagtaaataaataacccaattaaaatatCTAGTAACAAAGAAAATGCAACTCAATTTGGATCCACGTTTTCAAAATCATGTCAATTTTGTGTCATGTATCTTGAAAATTTCCAGATTTAGATCCAAATCTCCAAGCACATTAATTATAGATGTAAATTTTGACCTTATCGATAGCCTCGCCAAAAATTACTCAGCAACACAAGATGTGATGAATTTGCAATGCCCGCACTTTATAGTAAAGACATTAAAATCCTTAGATGAGGGAGCGACTTTTCATGACGGTTACAACACCAGATTCTCTTAAAAGCAAAAACCTTACTTCATGGTACACCAACAACATCCATCAGACATTCTGTGAGTGTGCAGCCGTACCATGTTAAGTGACTGTAATTTTTCCCCTCAAGCTCAACTGTTGCATATAAAGATTCCTAAATCCCAAAGGCTAAACTCATCTCTAGCTTACCAATTTATCTATTATCGTTAAAAACAGTGTTACAAGATAAATTTCAAGACAAGTAAACACAAAGGACGCACCGTGCATGTCTGTTGTGGGGGAGAATTTCTTATCTCGTGCTGGATGTATTCATCTGCAAGTTCGTAAAGTTGCAGGATGACATTGAACTTGTGAGGGAAAACACGAAAAGCGCATATATCTTCCCACCGTTGTTTCAACCTTAAAAgagtaaagaaaaataatagtgGATCGTGTTACTAGTTGAAAAGTAAGCAAGGATGGGAAAACGAGGATAATAAAATGGCATGAAcaagaaagaacaaaaattcAACCTAGATTGTGAACAGAAACAACACACATCGACGACTTATCTCCTTTCATACAAGTCCCTAAATGTTGTAATTGCAACATGGAATAGACATTATATTCAAATCTTATTATAATTACGTGGACAGGCAACACACAAACACTATGTACAGATAGAGAAGTAGAGGAAGAGCTCACTCATTAGTTGCCACCCGATTGTCAAAACTTTGCAACTGTTGTGGGACTCGGAAATCAATTCCTTGGTATCTGTTAAGACTGAAGAAGGTCAGACATGGTTGTATATAGgtccttgaaaaaaaaaaaaaagaggaaacaaAATACATGCAGAATAACGAAGAGAAGAAGGAATATCTTTCTTTCCTTCATATGAGATCAACATGCTATATAATATAACGAACCCAACCTAGAGCCAAGAATCAATGATCTTGTATGGAAGAGATCTCTCATTCATATTAAATCAGAAGCTCTGTTTCAATAGTAACAATAGTAAAATGAAGCTACAAAGAGATACATCTGCAGAAATAATTCGAGTCTGTTAGAAAGAAGTCACACATGCGGGAATCAGGATCTTCACGAGGATCATATCCTTTGATAATCCAGAATTTGGGAAATGGCCCATTATTGAAGTAGTATGCTATGTTGATCAGAAACCTGGAAGATCAAGCAAATCTAATGAGAAGTAGTGACATATAATTACTAGAGGGAAATATGGTCTCCCCCAAATGAAATGGAagatcaatttcaaaataatcaCAGCATAGATCACCTTTTAAGTACAAGCTCTGGATAGTCTAATCCCAAGTCAAGCAAGCGTTCAATCAGTGCCTTTTTGGGCCATATAGGTCGTTCATCGAACAATTTAGAAATAGCCTTATGCCTCTCCCATTCATTTGAGCCTTGGGGTAATCGTTCCTCCCAATTTACTTTCTTAGGTATCTGTGTGAAGGGATTAAGTGCAAAACAGAAAAAGATAATGGTATATTAAAGAACATAAAGCAAATAGCCAATAGAAAATGTGTGGACAGTATGTAAAGTAAATAATTTAGGATATCTTTAATCCTGAAATCAAGCGCCACACTCTTCTCAGTGAACACCTGCTTGAGAcaacaaagaaattaaatgcAGACTCTGCAGAGGTAATACGCCAAATTATGAAGGTTACTTGgtggaaagaaaaagtaatgagaGACTGAAAATATATCTTCAGTACTCTTATCTATTTAAATATAGACAAGggttttttttcataaaactTGGAACGAGAAACGAGGAGCCACTATAATTTGGTACCTACTGATAGGAAAACATCATAACCTCCATCTTTCCTGTATTGCCATAAGCATTTTGCAGTACAGATTTCTACAATACATCGTTGAGAAATTCATCTAATTAATAATTCCTAAGGATTTCACCTTATGAAGGTTACCATACAGACATCAGCTTTGATTGGTATTCCAATGACAATGGAATTGCTTTGAGCCACCAGACAACATAATAAACAGATAGCTATTATTAGCACTACCACCCAATCATCAACTCCCCGAAAAAGCTCATCGAGTTTGGATCGTTGAGGGGGGTTTAAAAGCATCAAAACTGAAACTTATTGTTTCTCACCAGTTAAGATGCCATTTACCGTTGACAGGATAGTTagttgtttcttttcttggttcCATCATTGCAATGACACTGGAAATTCCCCTTGTAGTCTCTAATTATtttgcttatttatttattacatttGTTCAATTAATCTAAAAGTAACAGAACATACCTGAAAAGAGTCTTCAATAGTTCCATCTGGTTTCATTTTCAAGTTTGATGGGACAGGCGGTCGACTCAAACTGTAGAGCAACCACATCAAAGATCAccaacaaaatcaaattactTCATGCCTAATCTATTGTATCTAGGAATTTCATATCTTTTAACTATGTATGCAATACTAGCCTCCTCAAGAACTCATTAAGGTATAGCACTAACTGAAATAACGACAGCATGACACACATAATTGGACAGTtatgtaatataaaaaatgatactgggaaaaaaaaaaagaaatatatatatatatatatatatatataagtagcATTATAAGAGGCAAATGTAGGATCCAAAAAGATAAGATAGAACTGATAAGACATCAGAAGATGTTTAGCAACTCCTCATTCCCATCTAAACAATCCAGAGAATAAATTTTTTGAGCCacgtaaaaaattaaatgggaGGAGAACGAGCCAGAAAGTCTTACGCTAAAGTTGTAGGCACatctttgtttgaaaacagAGGGGGCACTAACAGCATAACATCTTCATTGTCCATGTCCATGAAGCCACTCTTCTCTGAACATTAGCAGGGGACGATGCAAAAATGTTTAGCAAAAGCCTTGCAGTACTAATAAAATTCGGAAATCCACAAGAGCAAAGATTTTCACCAAACTGCCGCTCTTCAACTTCTGTCCAGCTTCTCTTTTTCCTTCGAGAATTTTCAGCATGAACAGAAACAACATGCTGATAATCTACCATACCTAGTAAAACATTCATTTAAAAACGGAGATAATCAGCCAAGGCAACCAATATTGGAATGACAACATTGTATAAAAGTACAACATAAAGAACTTGATCCTAACCCTCAAAATGGTATGCCTCAGGCACCCGAGCGACAATGTCTGCACAAAGATGTGTTTGATCCTCTTCCTCACTAGTGGAAGCAGCAGTTGCAGATTGATTTCCTAGCTGCCTTGTGCCCAGATTGCTCTCATCTGCCTGAACTTTTGTAGTTAATGAATCAGGGGACTTCTTGCTTCCTTTGGATATCTTTAGGAGAAAAGTATTCTCACAACAACGAAGCTCCCCAAATGTGGGGTGGCAATAAGGATCTTCTGGACGGAAACGCAGCTCCAATTGATTTGAACTGGAACTACGAGCCTGCAAACATTCGTCACCGTCTAATGGTAATATTTCCCATATGAAATATCTAGATTGATAGACTCATCAGCTTACTGAAAAATAACTGTACCAACTCATATTTACACCTTTACAATTCCTTCACTTCCACCAAGAGTCTCAACAGCCCGTGACAGAGATGACGGATATCCCGGGAAGTGGACAGCGAATGTTTCGGCACTTGGTAGATATCCAGAGATGGTGCCATCTTTTATCACTCCCATTACTGCTGATGGAAAAATCTGCAAGAGTGAATCACACCTATACGCATGAACaagactaatatatatattttattttttcatgatTGAGATTAACCATCAAAGAAGCTCAACATATCCAAATTATCAGTCACCTAGTATATCAAGAGCAGCGAGAAGCTTAATGCATTCAACAACCAGATATCATCATTGAAGAATTCATCAAACAGATTGATTGCAATACATATAGAGCTAAACGATAGAATGAGGCGCCGCATGTAGAAGTTTCGTGAACAAGAACCTGATGAACTACTAACGACGTGCGCTACACTATATAGCTGAAGAACCAAACTTACTCTGCGATTTTCCGCACAGTACCTCCGGAAGacagacacagagagagaacGGTCGGCCGCGGGCCCGACGACCTGGGAGCAGACCGGCGATCGAGGGAGGCTCTGTTATTGCTGTTTACCAGACATCGCCCTCGCACCTAATTATGGGCCGAAATTGGGCCAAGTCAATGTCTCAGTAAGAGAAATATGGACCAACGATGAGGCCCAAATTTCTCTCAAGCCTAAAACGCTACAGAACATGTTAAGCCCAAGTAGGCCGACAAATCATTGGAAAATTGTTGATGTTGACCCAAATTATGGGGCCGTTCGATTAGCATTCCGGAATAAAAAAACAGGATATAATTACACGTTTGGTATCCGTGAATGGAATTGACACGTAATGGGAATACACAAGGTATGTAATAGgagtgtgcacgggtaccGAGTATACTCGAAACCGATCGGAACCTATCCGTTAAGatagggtccgggtagctcgtattaaAAATATGGTAGGTTCCGGATATTAAAATCAGAAACCGGTGAAAAATCAGTTTCGATTCCGGTTCCTGTCTACGGTGTATCCGGATtcggttatttattaaaaaaaaaaaagagaaaagagtaaAGCTATTGTTTCTTCTAATGAATCAAAACAGAGGCACTTTGTTGTGTGAtatcgtattatggatgtttaattttattgatggattaatgagacatattatttttgttattgttgtgcattaatctaaatctttattgatattctatttggcatgattactgattatgtatgtgacattttcgattttatttagtcaaagaaaaaaaattacaggttccaacagggtatCTGAAACATGTGGTATAATGCAGGTTCTGAATAggtttcaattccatgattcaATATTGTAGGGTCcagttccaaaatcttgaaacttGTTCCTTATAGGATAAGGTCCGGATATTGTGAAAAATACATGGTACTTGAAACCGATCACCTCTAGTACGTAATTAGCGATGAATAGATGAAGCAAATAATTAAAACCTTATCGTAGTTTGGTAGTGCGAAATGATTTTACGGAATAAGTGGAGGATGGAATATGGATCACCATTAAATACCAAAAGACCAAAATACTCTCGTACGGTCGTACCTTatatcattatttattttaattttaata from Punica granatum isolate Tunisia-2019 chromosome 2, ASM765513v2, whole genome shotgun sequence includes the following:
- the LOC116197467 gene encoding precursor of CEP16-like, producing the protein MRLTRVVNKAVVIQFLLFAFLLISATWGRPLNEGSHSSSIPSSSLRFHGDVVRGFEVVLESMSIGAVKKSGPSPGGGGHRLPTTLGGIKNSGPSPGGGGHRLKETLGATKNSGPSPGEGHSAVSGNKH
- the LOC116197466 gene encoding general transcription factor 3C polypeptide 5-like isoform X1, producing MGVIKDGTISGYLPSAETFAVHFPGYPSSLSRAVETLGGSEGIVKARSSSSNQLELRFRPEDPYCHPTFGELRCCENTFLLKISKGSKKSPDSLTTKVQADESNLGTRQLGNQSATAASTSEEEDQTHLCADIVARVPEAYHFEGMVDYQHVVSVHAENSRRKKRSWTEVEERQFEKSGFMDMDNEDVMLLVPPLFSNKDVPTTLALSRPPVPSNLKMKPDGTIEDSFQVFTEKSVALDFRIKEIPKKVNWEERLPQGSNEWERHKAISKLFDERPIWPKKALIERLLDLGLDYPELVLKRFLINIAYYFNNGPFPKFWIIKGYDPREDPDSRIYQGIDFRVPQQLQSFDNRVATNELKQRWEDICAFRVFPHKFNVILQLYELADEYIQHEIRNSPPQQTCTLKSGWFTDHMLDSFRQRALIRFLSIYPRPGVEGLLKQASERFEKSKRMRFLDSSSKLEKQKDQQPTEANSSLDNEGRNENAEKNDVEDTDDGDEEEEIEDNDEEEVDAFDAVDPCSQAFEEGDNSLEPYYPDMENISRTYLQDLFGSFPSAEGRADEVQNEDGSDGEYQIYEQDSEDNYSDDYED
- the LOC116197466 gene encoding general transcription factor 3C polypeptide 5-like isoform X2, with amino-acid sequence MGVIKDGTISGYLPSAETFAVHFPGYPSSLSRAVETLGGSEGIVKARSSSSNQLELRFRPEDPYCHPTFGELRCCENTFLLKISKGSKKSPDSLTTKVQADESNLGTRQLGNQSATAASTSEEEDQTHLCADIVARVPEAYHFEGMVDYQHVVSVHAENSRRKKRSWTEVEERQFEKSGFMDMDNEDVMLLVPPLFSNKDVPTTLALSRPPVPSNLKMKPDGTIEDSFQVFTEKSVALDFRIKEIPKKVNWEERLPQGSNEWERHKAISKLFDERPIWPKKALIERLLDLGLDYPELVLKRFLINIAYYFNNGPFPKFWIIKGYDPREDPDSRIYQGIDFRVPQQLQSFDNRVATNELKQRWEDICAFRVFPHKFNVILQLYELADEYIQHEIRNSPPQQTCTLKSGWFTDHMLDSFRQRALIRFLSIYPRPGVEGLLKQASERFEKSKRMRFLDSSSKLEKQKDQQPTEDNEGRNENAEKNDVEDTDDGDEEEEIEDNDEEEVDAFDAVDPCSQAFEEGDNSLEPYYPDMENISRTYLQDLFGSFPSAEGRADEVQNEDGSDGEYQIYEQDSEDNYSDDYED